The following proteins are co-located in the Salvelinus namaycush isolate Seneca chromosome 33, SaNama_1.0, whole genome shotgun sequence genome:
- the LOC120027805 gene encoding gamma-glutamyl hydrolase-like, translating to MSNFALLFCFAFSILSSSCTVPKKRNDKPIIGVLAQEVDSPQPQKASYIAASYVKFLESAGARVIPVMINQTLEEYKTLFNSINGILYPGGDASIVSSGYADAARIFYELAIEANSREDYFPVWGTCLGFEELTYLTSGKQLLSKTNTSGVMLPLVFTNGSRESKLFKGFPAEVLDALASEPITENSHELSLTLENYTSNAYLRKFYKVLTTNSDGKTEFVSTMEAYGFPIYGTQWHPEKNAFEWTRPYIPHSPSAVKTTFFMADFMVNEARKNFHKFEDEEVEKRALIYNYNPVYTGNTSAFEQTYYF from the exons ATGAGCAATTTCGCCCTACTGTTTTGTTTCGCCTTTTCAATTTTGTCCTCCTCGTGCACAGTGCCGAAGAAGAGGAACGACAAGCCGATAATCG GTGTGTTGGCTCAGGAGGTAGACTCACCTCAACCACAGAAGGCCTCTTATATAGCTGCATCGTATGTCAAGTTCCTGGAGTCTGCTGGAGCTAGAGTCATCCCTGTGAT GATAAATCAGACACTGGAAGAGTACAAAACACTGTTTAACTCCATTAATGG AATACTCTATCCTGGTGGTGATGCTAGCATTGTCTCATCTGGGTATGCGGACGCTGCTAGAATCTTTTACGAGCTTGCCATAGAG GCCAACTCGAGGGAGGACTATTTCCCTGTATGGGGTACCTGTCTTGGATTTGAGGAATTGACATACCTGACCAGCGGAAAGCAGCTTCTATCCAAAACCAACACCAGTGGTGTGATGTTGCCACTGGTTTTCACTAACG GATCCAGAGAGAGTAAGCTGTTCAAGGGCTTTCCAGCAGAGGTCCTGGATGCCTTGGCCTCTGAGCCAATCACTGAAAACTCTCATGAATTGAGTCTCACTCTGGAG AATTATACCAGCAATGCATACCTTAGGAAGTTCTACAAAGTCTTGACTACAAACAGTGATGGGAAAACAGAGTTTGTGTCAACTATGGAAG CATACGGTTTCCCCATCTATGGAACCCAGTGGCACCCTGAAAAGAATGCATTTGAATGGACAAGGCCGTACATTCCACACTCGCCATCGGCTGTTAAGACCACTTTCTTTATGGCTGATTTCATGGTCAATGAAG CTAGAAAGAATTTTCACAAATTTGAGGATGAAGAGGTAGAGAAGAGAGCACTGATATACAACTACAATCCTGTGTACACTGGAAACACTTCTGCCTTTGAACAAACATATTACTTTTGA
- the LOC120027882 gene encoding thioredoxin domain-containing protein 3 homolog, whose amino-acid sequence MSRKKDVQIQIEISSEEQWEEALSGPGLLVIEVYQRWCGPCKAVQNIFRKLRSEYGDELLRFAMGEANSLLELSSLKGKCQPVFLFYSGGTLVSIVRGVNGPLLQKTMLELVDQEKKKQELGSKYVPEALDAGFSIVAEEERVLDEEQIHDFYKEKAKEPAFVKAMSSGPVHALILSKGDEVGEGESHSLTAIIDPEHAELIQPKKRSKVVQEVDLGMSESSTEVASRQLAYFFPTFDFSLETHAGSNARIEKTLALIRPSLLREKKDEILKTIHDSGFQIAMQREVTLTEDQAKEFYKEHEGTDFFPCLINHMTSGPVLALALTRDDAIQHWRGLLGPKVLDEAKERFPESLRAQFAIDNVTINQIHGSSTPEEAQRDLNRFFPTEHTLAVIKPDSTQEHKDTIMNQIKEAGFSISQVKETKLTREMAEEFYKDHKGKDFFNNLVDYMSQGPSIMMILSKENAIAEWREMMGPADPEQAMQVKPDSLRAQFAKSILENAVHGSSNVQHAMDNIKFIFGDIPS is encoded by the exons ATGTCAAGGAAAAAGGACGTCCAAATTCAA ATTGAAATATCTTCTGAAGAACAATGGGAGGAAGCATTGTCAGGCCCAGGACTTCTTG TAATAGAAGTCTACCAGAGATGGTGTGGGCCATGCAAGGCTGTGCAGAACATCTTCAGAAAATTGAGGAGTGAATATGGAGATGAACTGTTGCGCTTCGCTATG GGGGAGGCCAACAGTTTACTTGAGTTAAGTTCACTTAAAGGGAAATGTCAACCAGTCTTCCTTTTCTACTCT GGTGGTACATTGGTGTCAATAGTAAGAGGAGTCAATGGACCTCTTCTACAAAAAACTATGTTGGAACTGGTGGATCAAGAGAAGAAGAAGCAAGAACTGGGCTCAAAATATGTACCTGAA GCTTTAGATGCTGGTTTTTCAATTGTtgcggaggaggagagggtgttgGATGAAGAGCAGATTCATGATTTTTATAAGGAGAAAGCCAAAGAG CCAGCGTTTGTGAAGGCAATGTCTAGCGGGCCTGTCCACGCCTTGATTCTGTCTAAGGGAGACGAGGTGGGTGAAGGAGAGTCTCATTCATTGACAGCCATCATAGATCCTGAACACGCTGAGCTCATCCAACCAAAGAAAAG GTCAAAGGTTGTACAGGAGGTGGATCTGGGCATGTCAGAAAGCAGTACTGAGGTGGCTAGCAGGCAACTGGCATACTTCTTCCCCACCTTTGATTTTTCTTTAGAGACGCATGCTGGATCCAATGCAAGGATTGAAAAGACTCTTGCTCTTATTCGTCCAAGTCTTCTCAGGGAGAAAAAAG ATGAGATCTTGAAGACGATCCATGACTCTGGCTTCCAGATAGCAATGCAGAGGGAGGTAACCCTCACTGAGGaccaggccaaagagttctacaAGGAGCATGAGGGCACTGACTTTTTCCCATGTCTAATTAACCATATGACCAG TGGCCCCGTGTTGGCTTTGGCTTTGACTCGAGATGATGCAATCCAACACTGGAGAGGTTTACTGGGTCCAAAAGTCTTGGATGAGGCCAAAGAAAGATTCCCTGAAAG TCTGCGAGCCCAGTTTGCAATCGACAATGTGACCATCAACCAGATTCATGGCAGCTCTACTCCCGAGGAGGCTCAGAGAGATCTCAACCGCTTTTTCCCCACAGAGCACACACTGGCCGTGATCAAACCTGACTCAACACAAGAACACAAAG ATACCATTATGAATCAAATTAAAGAGGCTGGGTTTAGTATTTCACAAGTGAAAGAAACCAAACTGACACGAGAGATGGCAGAGGAGTTCTACAAAGATCACAAAGGGAAGGACTTCTTTAATAACCTGGTTGACTACATGTCACA AGGTCCATCTATCATGATGATCCTGAGCAAAGAAAACGCTATCGCAGAATGGAGAGAGATGATGGGGCCTGCCGATCCTGAACAGGCCATGCAAGTCAAACCCGACTCTCTACGTGCACAGTTTGCCAAAAGCATCTTGGAGAACGCCGTGCACGGCTCGTCCAATGTCCAGCACGCCATGGACAATATCAAGTTCATTTTTGGGGATATACCGTCATAA